One Gracilinanus agilis isolate LMUSP501 unplaced genomic scaffold, AgileGrace unplaced_scaffold48632, whole genome shotgun sequence genomic window carries:
- the LOC123255560 gene encoding cannabinoid receptor 1-like, translated as MKSNLDGLADTTFRTITTDLLYAGSNDIQGSPFQEKMTAGDNPQLIPSDQINITEFYNNKSLSSYKDNEENIQCGENFMDMECFMILNPSQQLAIAVLSLTLGTFTVLENLLVLCVILHSRSLRCRPSYHFIGSLAVADLLGSVIFVYSFVDFHVFHRKDSPNVFLFKLGGVTASFTASVGSLFLTAIDRYISIHRPLAYKRIVTRPKAVVAFCVMWTIAIVIAVLPLLGWNCKKLQSVCSDIFPLIDETYLMFWIGVTSVLLLFIVYAYVYILWKAHSHAVRMIQRGTQKSIIIHTSEDGKVQVTRPDQTRMDIRLAKTLVLILVVLIICWGPLLAIMVYDVFGKMNKLIKTVFAFCSMLCLLNSTVNPIIYALRSKDLRHAFRSMFPTCEGTAQPLDNSMGESDCPHKHANSAGNVHRAAESCIKSTVKIAKVTMSVSTDTSAEAL; from the exons ATGAAGTCCAACCTAGATGGCCTCGCGGACACCACCTTCCGGACCATCACAACAGATCTCCTCTACGCAGGCTCTAACGATATTCA GGGTAGTCCATTCCAAGAAAAAATGACTGCAGGAGATAATCCCCAATTAATTCCATCAGACCAGATAAATATCACAGAATTTTACAACAACAAATCTTTATCCTCCTATAAGGATAATGAGGAGAATATCCAATGTGGAGAGAACTTCATGGACATGGAATGCTTCATGATTCTAAATCCTAGTCAGCAGCTGGCCATTGCGGTGTTGTCCCTCACACTGGGCACTTTCACAGTCCTGGAGAACCTGTTGGTGCTGTGCGTCATCCTTCACTCCCGCAGCCTCCGCTGTCGACCCTCCTATCACTTTATCGGTAGCCTGGCAGTGGCAGACCTCCTGGGGAGTGTCATTTTTGTCTACAGTTTCGTTGACTTTCATGTGTTCCATAGGAAAGATAGCCCAAATGTATTTTTGTTCAAATTGGGTGGAGTAACAGCTTCCTTCACAGCCTCGGTTGGCAGTCTCTTCCTCACGGCCATTGACAGATATATATCCATTCACAGGCCACTTGCTTATAAAAGGATCGTCACCAGACCAAAAGCTGTCGTAGCATTTTGTGTCATGTGGACCATCGCCATCGTGATTGCTGTGCTCCCCCTGCTAGGATGGAATTGTAAGAAGCTCCAGTCTGTTTGCTCAGACATCTTTCCTCTTATTGATGAAACCTACTTGATGTTCTGGATTGGAGTCACTAGTGTTCTGCTTCTGTTCATTGTGTACGcctatgtttatatattatggAAAGCACATAGCCACGCAGTCAGAATGATCCAACGCGGCACCCAAAAGAGCATCATTATTCACACATCAGAGGATGGCAAGGTCCAGGTCACTAGACCTGACCAAACCCGCATGGACATCAGGTTAGCGAAAACCCTTGTCCTCATTCTGGTGGTCCTGATCATATGCTGGGGTCCGCTGCTTGCCATCATggtctatgatgtctttgggaaaatgaacaaactcaTTAAGACAGTGTTCGCTTTCTGCAGTATGCTCTGCCTACTGAATTCTACCGTGAACCCTATTATATATGCTCTGAGGAGCAAGGACCTGAGGCATGCTTTCCGGAGCATGTTCCCTACTTGTGAAGGCACAGCACAGCCCCTCGATAACAGTATGGGGGAATCCGACTGCCCGCACAAACATGCAAATAGTGCAGGCAACGTTCACAGGGCTGCTGAAAGTTGCATCAAGAGTACAGTTAAGATTGCCAAAGTAACCATGTCTGTGTCTACGGATACCTCGGCTGAGGCGTTGTGA